In a genomic window of Zonotrichia albicollis isolate bZonAlb1 chromosome 7, bZonAlb1.hap1, whole genome shotgun sequence:
- the SEMA4G gene encoding semaphorin-4G isoform X4, with product MPPPGLQSPLMWLALCLPRGPPQPPVPFAELLGVRRFTAHTLNYSTLLLEDERGILYVGARGAIFALNSSDVADGSHHTIHWEASPEKRMDCLQKGKNNKTECFNHVRFLQRLNSTHLYTCGTYAFHPLCATIDANRFMLPSHFEEGKEKCPYDPARGYTGLIVDGGLYTATRYEFRSLPDIRRNLHQRPLKTEESPLHWLNDAEFVTSVLVRESRDSPVGDDDKIYYFFMERAGEETTSFFDKSQVARVARVARVCKSDVGGKKILQRKWTSFMKARLVCYIPYYEVLRSVCSLDGGGWASTVFYAAFTLSAQWRTMEASAVCRYNISAVQRAFEGPYMEYQDWARKWARYDGAVPEPRPGSCITDHSRRKGYNSSQDLPNSVLDFVKLHPLMFEEVKPAGGEPLLVKKNVVYSQLAVDRVQALDGRSYDVLFMGTGDGWIHKAVVVNSDIHIVEEVQVFRDLQPVESLVISHIQRSLYVGAASGIVQVPLASCAKYSSCYDCILARDPYCAWDGRACRTIGTTDSTGLVQDIQSGNKGCRSSSGRVRVPTGSLLWKNRTVLQGDDVLLPCDQRSNLARAVWMMNGSEVLGTGQDRLRVGVDGLLVTDTLPQHSGEYRCYGEEQGLRTLLATYSLSVLPELPRSPTAAPSPHAASQTTNDMKVAYISAIVTLVVLCTVLSIILLYMSCLEKRKGKYVLGEPRPASVELQTVSANCLRKGHREEEEEELTYPDGCLRIIPGEAPTAATSPAKEQPAATPPVPPPLPAELTNGVGALPNVLRKMNGNSYMLLQQQEEPLASPLYSASFTEELSKILEKRKHTQLVEKLDESSV from the exons ATGCCACCCCCAGGACTACAGTCACCTTTGATG TGGCTCGCGCTGTGCCTGCCCCGCGgtccccctcagccccctgtTCCCTTTGCAGAGCTGTTGGGAGTCCGGCGCTTCACGGCGCACACCCTCAACTACAGCACGCTGCTGCTGGAGGACGAGCGGGGCATCCTCTACGTGGGCGCCAGGGGAGCCATCTTCGCCCTCAACTCCAGCGACGTGGCCGACGGCTCCCACCACACG ATCCACTGGGAAGCCTCCCCGGAGAAGAGGATGGACTGCCTGCAGAAGGGCAAAAACAACAAG ACCGAGTGCTTCAACCACGTGCGGTTCCTGCAGCGGCTGAACAGCACCCACCTCTATACCTGCGGGACCTACGCCTTCCACCCGCTCTGTGCCACCATC GATGCCAACAGGTTCATGTTGCCATCTCACTTTGAAGAAGGCAAGGAGAAGTGTCCATATGACCCTGCCCGTGGCTACACTGGGCTCATTGTGG ATGGAGGCTTGTACACAGCAACACGCTACGAGTTTCGGAGCCTCCCCGACATTCGGAGGAACCTGCACCAGCGGCCACTGAAAACGGAGGAGTCCCCACTGCACTGGCTGAATG ATGCTGAGTTTGTGACCTCTGTGCTGGTCcgggagagcagggacagccctgtggGTGATGATGACAAAATCTACTACTTCTTCATGGAGCGGGCAGGAGAGGAGACCACATCCTTCTTTGACAAGAGTCAGGTGGCCCGAGTGGCCCGGGTTGCCCGTGTTTGCAAG AGCGATGTGGGGGGGAAGAAGATTCTGCAGCGCAAGTGGACATCCTTCATGAAGGCACGCCTGGTCTGCTACATCCCCTACTACGAGGTGCTGCGCAGTGTCTGCAGCCTGGACGGGGgcggctgggccagcactgtcTTCTATGCTGCCTTCACACTCTCAGCACAGTG GAGGACCATGGAGGCCTCGGCCGTGTGCCGCTACAACATCTCGGCGGTGCAGCGTGCCTTCGAGGGCCCCTACATGGAGTACCAGGACTGGGCTCGCAAATGGGCCCGCTACGATGGTGCAGTTCCTgagccccggcccggctcc TGCATCACGGACCACTCCCGCAGGAAGGGCTACAACTCATCGCAGGACCTGCCCAACAGTGTCCTGGACTTTGTCAAGCTGCACCCACTCATGTTTGAGGAGGTGAAGCCAGCTGGCGGGGAGCCGCTCCTGGTGAAGAAGAACGTGGTGTACAGCCAGCTGGCTGTAGACAGGGTGCAGGCCCTGGATGGTCGCTCCTATGATGTGCTCTTCATGGGCACAG gggATGGCTGGATCCACAAGGCTGTGGTGGTGAACTCTGACATCCACATTGTGGAGGAGGTGCAGGTGTTCAGggacctgcagcctgtggagagCTTGGTGATCTCCCACATCCAG AGGAGCCTGTACGTGGGGGCAGCCAGCGGGATTGTGCAGGTGCCCCTGGCCTCCTGTGCCAAGTACTCCTCCTGCTATGACTGCATCCTCGCCCGGGACCCCTACTGTGCCTGGGATGGCAGGGCATGCCGCACCATCGGCACCACAGACAG cacagggctggtgcAGGACATTCAAAGTGGCAACAAGGGATGCCGGAGCAGCTCTGGACGGG TGCGTGTCCCCACAGGCTCCCTGCTGTGGAAGAACCGGACAGTGCTGCAGGGGGACgatgtgctgctgccctgcgACCAGCGCTCCAACCTGGCCCGAGCCGTGTGGATGATGAACGGCAGCGAAGTGCTGGGCACGGGGCAGGACCGGCTGCGTGTGGGGGTGGATGGGCTGCTGGTGACGGACacgctgccccagcacagcggcGAGTACCGCTGCTACGGCGAGGAGCAGGGTCTCCGGACACTGCTGGCTACCTACAGCCTCTCCGTGCTGCCCGAGCTGCCCCGCAGCCCTACGGCTGCCCCATCACCCCATGCCGCCAGCCAGACGACCAACGACATGAAGGTGGCTTACATTTCTGCTATCGTCACCTTGGTGGTGCTCTGCACCGTGCTCAGCATCATCCTCCTGTACATGTCCTGCCTGGAGAAGCGCAAGGGCAAGTATGTGCTAGGGGAGCCGCGGCCAGCCAGCGTGGAGCTGCAGACCGTCTCGGCCAACTGCCTGCGCAAGGGCCaccgggaggaggaggaggaagagctcACCTACCCCGACGGCTGCCTGCGGATCATTCCCGGCGAGGCGCCCACGGCTGCCACCTCCCCAGCCAAGGAGCAGCCGGCTGCCacgcccccagtgccacccccgcTGCCAGCCGAGCTCACCAACGGCGTGGGGGCTCTGCCCAACGTCCTGCGCAAGATGAACGGCAACAGCTacatgctgctgcagcagcaggaggagccaCTGGCCTCCCCGCTCTACAGCGCGTCCTTCACCGAGGAGCTCAGCAAAATCCTGGAGAAGCGAAAACACACGCAACTGGTGGAAAAGCTGGACGAGAGCTCCGTgtag
- the SEMA4G gene encoding semaphorin-4G isoform X3, producing MSAGPAHLLTTLFMAAAAMGYPSRRSASDLDATPRTTVTFDELLGVRRFTAHTLNYSTLLLEDERGILYVGARGAIFALNSSDVADGSHHTIHWEASPEKRMDCLQKGKNNKTECFNHVRFLQRLNSTHLYTCGTYAFHPLCATIDANRFMLPSHFEEGKEKCPYDPARGYTGLIVDGGLYTATRYEFRSLPDIRRNLHQRPLKTEESPLHWLNDAEFVTSVLVRESRDSPVGDDDKIYYFFMERAGEETTSFFDKSQVARVARVARVCKSDVGGKKILQRKWTSFMKARLVCYIPYYEVLRSVCSLDGGGWASTVFYAAFTLSAQWRTMEASAVCRYNISAVQRAFEGPYMEYQDWARKWARYDGAVPEPRPGSCITDHSRRKGYNSSQDLPNSVLDFVKLHPLMFEEVKPAGGEPLLVKKNVVYSQLAVDRVQALDGRSYDVLFMGTGDGWIHKAVVVNSDIHIVEEVQVFRDLQPVESLVISHIQRSLYVGAASGIVQVPLASCAKYSSCYDCILARDPYCAWDGRACRTIGTTDSTGLVQDIQSGNKGCRSSSGRGSLLWKNRTVLQGDDVLLPCDQRSNLARAVWMMNGSEVLGTGQDRLRVGVDGLLVTDTLPQHSGEYRCYGEEQGLRTLLATYSLSVLPELPRSPTAAPSPHAASQTTNDMKVAYISAIVTLVVLCTVLSIILLYMSCLEKRKGKYVLGEPRPASVELQTVSANCLRKGHREEEEEELTYPDGCLRIIPGEAPTAATSPAKEQPAATPPVPPPLPAELTNGVGALPNVLRKMNGNSYMLLQQQEEPLASPLYSASFTEELSKILEKRKHTQLVEKLDESSV from the exons ATGAGCGCAGGGCCGGCACATCTCCTGACAACTCTCTTCATGGCAGCGGCAGCCATGGGCTACCCGTCACGGCGCTCTGCCTCCGACCTGGATGCCACCCCCAGGACTACAGTCACCTTTGATG AGCTGTTGGGAGTCCGGCGCTTCACGGCGCACACCCTCAACTACAGCACGCTGCTGCTGGAGGACGAGCGGGGCATCCTCTACGTGGGCGCCAGGGGAGCCATCTTCGCCCTCAACTCCAGCGACGTGGCCGACGGCTCCCACCACACG ATCCACTGGGAAGCCTCCCCGGAGAAGAGGATGGACTGCCTGCAGAAGGGCAAAAACAACAAG ACCGAGTGCTTCAACCACGTGCGGTTCCTGCAGCGGCTGAACAGCACCCACCTCTATACCTGCGGGACCTACGCCTTCCACCCGCTCTGTGCCACCATC GATGCCAACAGGTTCATGTTGCCATCTCACTTTGAAGAAGGCAAGGAGAAGTGTCCATATGACCCTGCCCGTGGCTACACTGGGCTCATTGTGG ATGGAGGCTTGTACACAGCAACACGCTACGAGTTTCGGAGCCTCCCCGACATTCGGAGGAACCTGCACCAGCGGCCACTGAAAACGGAGGAGTCCCCACTGCACTGGCTGAATG ATGCTGAGTTTGTGACCTCTGTGCTGGTCcgggagagcagggacagccctgtggGTGATGATGACAAAATCTACTACTTCTTCATGGAGCGGGCAGGAGAGGAGACCACATCCTTCTTTGACAAGAGTCAGGTGGCCCGAGTGGCCCGGGTTGCCCGTGTTTGCAAG AGCGATGTGGGGGGGAAGAAGATTCTGCAGCGCAAGTGGACATCCTTCATGAAGGCACGCCTGGTCTGCTACATCCCCTACTACGAGGTGCTGCGCAGTGTCTGCAGCCTGGACGGGGgcggctgggccagcactgtcTTCTATGCTGCCTTCACACTCTCAGCACAGTG GAGGACCATGGAGGCCTCGGCCGTGTGCCGCTACAACATCTCGGCGGTGCAGCGTGCCTTCGAGGGCCCCTACATGGAGTACCAGGACTGGGCTCGCAAATGGGCCCGCTACGATGGTGCAGTTCCTgagccccggcccggctcc TGCATCACGGACCACTCCCGCAGGAAGGGCTACAACTCATCGCAGGACCTGCCCAACAGTGTCCTGGACTTTGTCAAGCTGCACCCACTCATGTTTGAGGAGGTGAAGCCAGCTGGCGGGGAGCCGCTCCTGGTGAAGAAGAACGTGGTGTACAGCCAGCTGGCTGTAGACAGGGTGCAGGCCCTGGATGGTCGCTCCTATGATGTGCTCTTCATGGGCACAG gggATGGCTGGATCCACAAGGCTGTGGTGGTGAACTCTGACATCCACATTGTGGAGGAGGTGCAGGTGTTCAGggacctgcagcctgtggagagCTTGGTGATCTCCCACATCCAG AGGAGCCTGTACGTGGGGGCAGCCAGCGGGATTGTGCAGGTGCCCCTGGCCTCCTGTGCCAAGTACTCCTCCTGCTATGACTGCATCCTCGCCCGGGACCCCTACTGTGCCTGGGATGGCAGGGCATGCCGCACCATCGGCACCACAGACAG cacagggctggtgcAGGACATTCAAAGTGGCAACAAGGGATGCCGGAGCAGCTCTGGACGGG GCTCCCTGCTGTGGAAGAACCGGACAGTGCTGCAGGGGGACgatgtgctgctgccctgcgACCAGCGCTCCAACCTGGCCCGAGCCGTGTGGATGATGAACGGCAGCGAAGTGCTGGGCACGGGGCAGGACCGGCTGCGTGTGGGGGTGGATGGGCTGCTGGTGACGGACacgctgccccagcacagcggcGAGTACCGCTGCTACGGCGAGGAGCAGGGTCTCCGGACACTGCTGGCTACCTACAGCCTCTCCGTGCTGCCCGAGCTGCCCCGCAGCCCTACGGCTGCCCCATCACCCCATGCCGCCAGCCAGACGACCAACGACATGAAGGTGGCTTACATTTCTGCTATCGTCACCTTGGTGGTGCTCTGCACCGTGCTCAGCATCATCCTCCTGTACATGTCCTGCCTGGAGAAGCGCAAGGGCAAGTATGTGCTAGGGGAGCCGCGGCCAGCCAGCGTGGAGCTGCAGACCGTCTCGGCCAACTGCCTGCGCAAGGGCCaccgggaggaggaggaggaagagctcACCTACCCCGACGGCTGCCTGCGGATCATTCCCGGCGAGGCGCCCACGGCTGCCACCTCCCCAGCCAAGGAGCAGCCGGCTGCCacgcccccagtgccacccccgcTGCCAGCCGAGCTCACCAACGGCGTGGGGGCTCTGCCCAACGTCCTGCGCAAGATGAACGGCAACAGCTacatgctgctgcagcagcaggaggagccaCTGGCCTCCCCGCTCTACAGCGCGTCCTTCACCGAGGAGCTCAGCAAAATCCTGGAGAAGCGAAAACACACGCAACTGGTGGAAAAGCTGGACGAGAGCTCCGTgtag